In the genome of Paenibacillus sp. FSL R5-0766, one region contains:
- a CDS encoding UvrD-helicase domain-containing protein — protein sequence MLSPNSTFYPRPLGVTPAASLPQSPSAPLETSRQLVGNDQQDAFYFRSLEEAGIKLNAPQISAVRHGRGPILTLAGAGCGKTTVLAARAGYLIEVSGVHAGSILLVTFTNKAATEMKDRIAALPGIRPAAARAVQARTFHSFALTLLRHYGVQEEIFGESRAQHTVLKMLLRQNGMSEAFQPESLLAMLSAWKMQGSETTDLPEKSQEERDAKRVLLGYEAWKQDRGKMDFDDILLRAAALLRDPAVLGPLQKRFQYIMVDEFQDTNHLQYEIVQKLASAHRNLMVVGDDDQTIYTFNGARQESILEFDKVYPGARIVTLDINYRSDARILGLGSELVARNKRRRDKRLRAAGNRGDAPRFATPSNAEEEAAWVVNQLCQQVEEGQHTYRDIAILHRTASSSRAVFEQLVLKDVPFVQHGASPVFYDQSLIRPLMDHLRLSLDPRAMDALPSALGPLYVSRDAGLEWIQRCEQQQAKKYPLIHLVKWDKLKPFQQEQVKERIKLIKSLHKLKPIIAIQEMRRQFYDKYMESGDPSIFTHYKETMLETLDEFEAAVKKFETVEEFIQFADELSRRHREMESLRRAQDSDAVQLMTIHRAKGLEFPCVYWIGASEGIVPHSTALRQDIPEDQKAALAVQQTDAELDMALEEERRLAYVAITRAKQYLYVTSPASHHGKPADVSRFLLEAFGMEVPDKRKPREESRTSGQTSYGKGNGQYARSSGSGARSEGRDVAQRRAISHSDRRDYEVHNERDEDRFGERRGSGEIRNHKAFSTTGVRPTAASSSSSQSHTSGSGNAERTETVAVWKCSSSTCKAWLRQKPAVPSKATKKASSGPPACPLCSGSMEAGTRQVPVTGRFGK from the coding sequence ATGTTAAGTCCGAACTCAACGTTCTACCCCCGTCCGCTCGGGGTTACCCCGGCGGCGTCCCTGCCCCAGTCCCCTTCTGCTCCGCTGGAGACCAGTCGGCAACTCGTGGGCAATGATCAACAGGATGCCTTTTATTTTCGTTCTTTGGAAGAGGCAGGCATCAAGTTAAACGCACCACAAATCTCGGCAGTCCGTCACGGCAGAGGACCCATTCTGACGCTCGCCGGAGCCGGTTGTGGCAAAACAACTGTACTGGCTGCAAGAGCCGGTTACCTCATAGAGGTCAGTGGCGTACATGCAGGCAGTATCCTGCTGGTGACGTTCACGAACAAAGCCGCCACCGAGATGAAAGACCGGATCGCCGCATTGCCAGGTATACGCCCAGCAGCCGCGAGAGCCGTACAGGCTCGTACCTTCCACTCTTTTGCGCTGACATTATTGCGTCATTACGGTGTGCAGGAAGAGATCTTTGGCGAGTCGCGAGCCCAGCATACGGTGCTGAAGATGCTTCTTCGCCAAAATGGCATGAGTGAAGCCTTCCAGCCCGAAAGTCTGCTGGCCATGCTGTCCGCATGGAAGATGCAAGGATCGGAAACAACCGATCTGCCTGAGAAATCGCAGGAAGAACGCGATGCCAAGCGCGTTCTTCTTGGTTACGAAGCCTGGAAGCAGGATCGCGGCAAAATGGATTTTGATGATATTTTACTACGGGCAGCCGCGCTGCTTCGTGATCCTGCTGTTCTGGGGCCGCTTCAGAAGCGTTTCCAGTACATTATGGTGGATGAGTTCCAGGATACCAATCATCTGCAGTATGAAATTGTGCAAAAACTGGCTTCCGCCCACCGCAACCTGATGGTTGTGGGAGACGACGACCAGACGATCTATACCTTTAATGGCGCACGCCAGGAATCGATATTGGAATTCGATAAAGTATACCCCGGCGCACGCATTGTGACGCTGGATATCAATTATCGTAGTGATGCACGCATTCTGGGACTCGGAAGTGAACTGGTCGCCCGCAATAAACGCAGACGTGACAAACGGCTACGTGCCGCTGGAAACCGCGGAGATGCGCCTCGCTTCGCTACACCTTCCAATGCAGAGGAAGAAGCGGCGTGGGTTGTAAACCAGCTGTGCCAGCAGGTTGAAGAAGGACAACACACCTATCGCGATATTGCGATTCTTCACCGGACAGCCAGCAGCAGCCGGGCTGTATTTGAGCAGCTTGTGTTGAAAGATGTGCCTTTTGTACAGCATGGTGCTTCCCCGGTGTTCTATGACCAGTCTCTCATCAGACCCCTGATGGATCATCTGCGTCTGTCCCTTGATCCACGTGCCATGGATGCTCTCCCCAGTGCATTGGGACCGCTCTATGTATCACGTGATGCAGGGCTGGAGTGGATTCAGCGCTGTGAACAACAACAGGCGAAGAAATATCCGCTCATCCATCTGGTGAAATGGGACAAGCTGAAACCGTTCCAGCAGGAACAGGTCAAGGAACGCATCAAGCTGATCAAATCACTGCACAAACTAAAGCCCATCATCGCCATTCAGGAGATGCGCAGGCAGTTCTACGACAAGTATATGGAAAGTGGTGATCCTAGCATCTTCACCCATTATAAGGAAACGATGCTGGAAACCCTGGATGAATTCGAAGCTGCCGTCAAAAAATTCGAAACGGTAGAAGAGTTCATCCAATTCGCGGATGAGCTCTCCCGCAGACACCGTGAGATGGAATCTTTGCGCCGTGCACAGGACAGTGACGCAGTGCAGCTGATGACCATTCACCGGGCCAAAGGACTGGAGTTCCCTTGTGTATACTGGATCGGAGCCAGTGAAGGCATTGTGCCCCACAGTACCGCACTACGCCAGGATATCCCCGAGGATCAGAAAGCTGCGCTCGCTGTGCAGCAGACAGACGCGGAGCTGGACATGGCGCTGGAGGAAGAACGCAGGCTCGCCTATGTTGCCATCACACGGGCCAAGCAGTACTTGTATGTCACCTCGCCAGCGAGCCATCACGGAAAGCCAGCAGATGTGTCCCGCTTCCTGCTTGAAGCCTTCGGCATGGAAGTTCCGGACAAACGCAAACCGCGTGAGGAGAGCAGGACGAGCGGCCAGACTTCATATGGGAAAGGTAATGGACAGTATGCTCGCTCGTCCGGCTCGGGTGCCCGTTCCGAAGGTCGGGATGTGGCACAGCGCCGAGCCATCAGCCACAGTGACCGTCGTGACTACGAGGTTCACAACGAACGTGATGAGGATCGCTTCGGTGAACGGCGTGGCAGTGGTGAAATTCGCAACCATAAGGCGTTCAGTACCACTGGTGTGAGACCAACAGCTGCGAGTTCCTCCAGTTCACAGTCGCACACTTCAGGTTCAGGTAATGCTGAGCGTACAGAGACTGTTGCGGTCTGGAAGTGCAGTTCATCCACCTGTAAAGCGTGGTTAAGACAGAAGCCAGCTGTACCTTCTAAAGCAACCAAGAAAGCATCATCGGGTCCTCCCGCCTGTCCCCTGTGTTCAGGATCGATGGAGGCCGGTACCCGCCAGGTTCCCGTAACGGGGAGATTTGGGAAATAA
- a CDS encoding RidA family protein, producing the protein MSRQQVFTGSPWEPLVGYCRAIRVGNRIEVAGTTAMQDGVVVGAGDPYAQTRFVLQTIENALKELGADMSHVVRTRMYVTDISRWEEVGKAHGEFFGQIQPVATMVEVSALIDPLLMVEIEVEAIVEDEIQAG; encoded by the coding sequence ATGAGCAGACAGCAGGTATTTACGGGTTCCCCATGGGAACCATTGGTTGGATATTGCCGTGCCATCCGTGTAGGAAACCGAATTGAAGTGGCGGGTACAACCGCGATGCAAGATGGTGTAGTTGTTGGGGCGGGTGATCCGTATGCACAGACAAGGTTCGTTTTGCAGACGATTGAAAATGCATTAAAAGAGTTGGGTGCTGACATGTCGCATGTGGTGAGAACCCGGATGTATGTGACCGATATCTCCAGATGGGAGGAAGTTGGCAAGGCGCACGGTGAATTTTTTGGACAGATCCAGCCTGTAGCCACCATGGTTGAAGTTAGCGCACTCATTGATCCCTTGTTGATGGTTGAGATTGAAGTGGAAGCGATCGTTGAAGATGAAATCCAAGCCGGTTGA
- a CDS encoding GNAT family N-acetyltransferase, translating into MSDMLVALYRLPEQESGLRTLEESSIVIRRAIAPEKQLVLDWVRSHFSQAWVDECEVAFARQPVSCYIAVEHGKMIGFACYEATCRNFFGPTGVSQDARGKGVGTALLLACMHAMKADGYGYAIIGSAGPVDFYARTLGAVKIENSTPGIYEGMLRAD; encoded by the coding sequence ATGAGTGATATGTTGGTAGCGCTCTATCGTTTGCCGGAGCAAGAGAGTGGACTGAGAACGCTGGAGGAATCCTCTATTGTGATTCGTAGAGCCATTGCCCCAGAAAAACAGCTTGTACTGGATTGGGTGAGGTCACATTTTAGTCAGGCTTGGGTGGATGAATGTGAGGTCGCTTTTGCGCGTCAGCCGGTGTCCTGTTATATTGCGGTTGAGCATGGGAAAATGATTGGATTTGCCTGTTACGAAGCGACATGTCGCAACTTCTTCGGACCGACAGGTGTGAGCCAGGATGCAAGGGGCAAAGGTGTAGGCACAGCCTTGTTACTGGCCTGTATGCATGCGATGAAGGCGGACGGTTACGGGTATGCGATTATCGGATCAGCGGGACCTGTGGATTTCTATGCCCGGACGCTGGGTGCCGTGAAGATTGAAAATTCAACGCCGGGTATTTACGAAGGCATGCTGCGGGCAGACTAG
- a CDS encoding M15 family metallopeptidase: MKSTTGRQRRMVVMLSSLMICGALLAACQNGSGTEESQNPNGTGNTQQETDGTTVHFTEDKGTDGDNTGGDDTSSSGNSGEGTDSESGNASAGEGQGSSDNGNGATVEDPLLEKRSISALQTTIDAQSVVTNAESMTVIVNKQRSLPDGYEPDDLVEPDVPFSFDEPHEKRHMRKEAAEALEKLFAGAKADGIELRAVSGYRSYQRQVSIYNNNVKTKGQEYTDRVSSVPGRSEHQTGLAIDVSSPSVGNVLEEVFGTSKEGQWLAEHAAEYGYVIRYLQGEEDTTGYVYEPWHIRYIGTDLAPDVAKSGLTLEEYFDEANIKL, translated from the coding sequence ATGAAATCAACTACAGGAAGACAGCGCCGCATGGTGGTTATGCTGTCCTCATTGATGATATGCGGAGCATTGCTTGCCGCGTGCCAGAACGGTTCAGGCACAGAGGAGAGCCAGAATCCGAATGGAACAGGTAACACACAACAGGAGACGGACGGCACAACGGTTCATTTTACGGAGGATAAAGGAACGGATGGCGACAATACTGGCGGGGATGACACATCATCTTCTGGCAACAGCGGTGAAGGCACGGATAGCGAGTCTGGGAATGCTTCAGCGGGCGAAGGGCAAGGTTCTTCGGACAATGGGAATGGCGCGACAGTGGAAGATCCATTGCTGGAGAAACGCAGTATCAGCGCACTGCAAACAACGATTGATGCACAATCCGTGGTAACCAATGCGGAGTCTATGACCGTCATTGTGAACAAGCAACGGAGTCTGCCTGACGGGTACGAGCCGGACGATCTGGTAGAGCCGGATGTACCGTTCTCCTTCGACGAACCACACGAGAAGCGGCATATGCGCAAGGAAGCTGCGGAGGCACTGGAGAAGTTGTTTGCAGGTGCAAAAGCAGATGGTATTGAGCTTCGTGCGGTGTCCGGTTACCGTTCATATCAGCGTCAGGTATCCATCTATAACAATAATGTCAAAACCAAAGGTCAAGAATACACAGATCGCGTGAGCTCTGTGCCAGGCCGAAGCGAACATCAGACCGGTCTTGCCATTGATGTATCCAGCCCGAGTGTGGGCAATGTGCTGGAAGAGGTATTTGGCACATCGAAGGAAGGCCAGTGGCTGGCTGAACACGCTGCAGAATACGGATATGTCATCCGTTATCTGCAAGGTGAAGAAGATACCACAGGGTACGTCTATGAGCCTTGGCATATCCGGTACATCGGTACAGATTTGGCACCGGATGTGGCGAAGAGTGGGTTAACTCTGGAAGAATACTTCGATGAGGCTAATATCAAGTTGTAA
- a CDS encoding Gfo/Idh/MocA family oxidoreductase, which produces MSTKQMLHIGMIGTGSISDLHMRCYAKNEDAVIYAICDLNEERAKAAAQKYDAQSVYTDYREMLEDPHVDAVSICTWNNTHAEFAIAALEAGKHVLLEKPVATNVEDALRIEEAVKKSGRTFIVGFVRRYDNNMQMMRRFIDAGEFGELYYAKASILRRHGNPGGWFADKSRSGGGPLIDLGVHIIDQCWYLMGKPKPVSVSGNTYRKLGNRAHIEHLSFYKAADYSAAVNDVEDMANALIRFENGASLAVDVSFTLHARGDESSVKLYGERGGFELEPETLIVTEKNNTILNIEPQTDNTGLHIHSAFQNQIDHFVDCCLNGTEPISPIADGVASTRMLCGIYESAEKGQEIRLD; this is translated from the coding sequence ATGAGCACAAAACAAATGTTGCACATCGGAATGATTGGTACAGGATCAATCTCGGATCTTCATATGAGGTGTTATGCCAAAAACGAGGATGCCGTCATCTATGCCATCTGCGATCTGAACGAAGAACGGGCTAAGGCTGCTGCGCAGAAGTATGATGCCCAATCCGTATACACCGATTATCGGGAGATGCTGGAGGACCCGCATGTGGATGCTGTCAGTATCTGTACCTGGAATAATACACACGCCGAATTTGCCATTGCTGCACTGGAGGCAGGCAAGCATGTGTTGCTGGAGAAACCGGTCGCAACCAATGTGGAAGATGCACTGCGGATTGAAGAAGCGGTGAAGAAGAGCGGACGTACGTTTATCGTTGGATTTGTGCGGCGGTATGATAACAATATGCAGATGATGCGCAGATTCATTGATGCCGGAGAGTTTGGTGAACTGTATTATGCCAAGGCTTCCATTCTGCGACGTCACGGCAATCCAGGCGGTTGGTTTGCTGATAAAAGCCGTTCCGGCGGTGGTCCCCTGATTGATCTCGGCGTACATATTATTGACCAGTGTTGGTACCTTATGGGCAAGCCGAAACCTGTTTCGGTCAGTGGTAATACGTATCGGAAGTTGGGCAATCGTGCCCACATCGAACATCTTTCTTTTTACAAAGCAGCCGACTACAGCGCAGCTGTGAATGACGTGGAAGATATGGCGAATGCGCTCATACGGTTTGAAAACGGGGCTTCGCTGGCGGTGGATGTGAGCTTTACCCTGCATGCACGCGGAGATGAATCTTCGGTGAAATTATACGGCGAGCGTGGTGGGTTCGAACTGGAACCGGAGACACTGATCGTCACGGAGAAAAATAATACCATCCTGAATATTGAACCCCAGACGGACAATACGGGTCTCCATATTCATAGTGCATTCCAGAACCAGATTGACCACTTTGTGGATTGTTGTCTGAACGGTACAGAGCCGATCAGCCCAATTGCGGACGGGGTGGCTTCCACGCGCATGTTGTGCGGAATCTACGAATCCGCTGAGAAAGGGCAGGAGATTCGTCTAGATTGA
- a CDS encoding copper amine oxidase N-terminal domain-containing protein, which translates to MKKVSALMALSMALGGGAAYAATLDNTQPVHQTSVSADSTAASVVNVSVNGASISDGYWNKDGKVAMIPLRDLTDALGIELEWNKETKTAELTRGALWTQVITGKDQYSVNKMSLTLGTAPEITGGKLYVPVSFAEKALHGQVNTTGNQVTISSEEDVKTVTERGVITRISNQDKYKSIQIGGAGTDGIVLNLSDETKFISVEGKEIALTDLAIGMNVEAEHSLITTRSLPPQTPTYTVTVLDAATASEAQPKELLGTAGTIENVTTAEGSITQIEITGTRLTETAPDHVVLNIAKDTLIVNHEGETVKAEELTKGAKVIGFYSPVLTRSLPPIGTAWKVVVETPAAELEAK; encoded by the coding sequence ATGAAAAAAGTAAGTGCACTGATGGCCCTATCCATGGCATTGGGTGGTGGAGCCGCTTATGCAGCAACACTGGACAACACACAACCAGTCCATCAAACATCCGTTTCAGCAGATAGTACCGCAGCGAGTGTAGTAAACGTATCCGTGAATGGTGCATCCATCTCTGATGGTTATTGGAACAAAGATGGCAAAGTAGCCATGATCCCGCTGCGTGATCTTACCGACGCACTGGGTATTGAACTGGAATGGAATAAAGAAACTAAAACTGCAGAGCTGACTCGTGGTGCTCTGTGGACACAGGTAATCACAGGCAAGGATCAATATTCCGTGAATAAAATGTCGCTCACGCTGGGTACAGCGCCCGAAATCACAGGCGGCAAATTGTATGTACCGGTTTCTTTTGCTGAGAAAGCACTGCATGGACAAGTGAACACAACAGGAAATCAGGTGACGATCTCCAGTGAAGAGGACGTGAAGACGGTTACTGAACGTGGTGTAATTACCAGAATCTCGAACCAAGATAAATATAAGTCCATCCAAATTGGCGGTGCAGGTACGGATGGTATTGTGCTTAATCTAAGCGATGAGACAAAATTCATCTCAGTTGAGGGGAAAGAGATTGCACTGACTGATCTGGCCATTGGCATGAACGTGGAAGCTGAGCATTCCCTGATCACCACCCGCAGCCTGCCACCACAAACGCCGACCTATACAGTCACTGTACTGGATGCGGCTACAGCATCTGAGGCACAACCTAAAGAGCTTCTGGGCACAGCGGGTACAATTGAAAATGTAACAACAGCTGAAGGCAGCATCACACAGATTGAGATCACAGGTACACGGTTAACAGAAACAGCTCCTGACCATGTCGTGCTGAACATTGCTAAAGACACGCTGATCGTGAACCACGAAGGTGAAACGGTGAAAGCTGAAGAACTGACCAAAGGCGCTAAAGTCATTGGGTTCTACAGCCCTGTGTTGACACGCAGCCTGCCTCCAATCGGAACGGCTTGGAAAGTGGTTGTTGAAACACCTGCAGCAGAGCTGGAAGCGAAATAA